In Mucilaginibacter boryungensis, a single window of DNA contains:
- the trpC gene encoding indole-3-glycerol phosphate synthase TrpC: MTILDKIVVRKREEVAAAKQQTSIAQLEATEFFNRQPYSLRQFLLDPARTGIIAEFKRRSPSKGIINDKVTVEDVTTGYAAAGASAISVLTDTGFFMGKAADLIAARRVNSVPLLRKDFMIDEYQVLEAKAWGADIILLIAAILTPDEIQTLASLAKSLGLSVLLEVHNLEELQRSINPNVDAIGVNNRNLADFTVSVETSFKLAEHIPAEFLKVSESAISNTETIKQLKTAGFNGFLIGENFMRQENPGDAMREFVKGL; this comes from the coding sequence ATGACTATCCTTGATAAAATAGTTGTCCGCAAACGTGAAGAAGTTGCCGCGGCTAAACAGCAAACCAGTATTGCCCAATTAGAAGCAACGGAATTTTTTAACCGCCAGCCCTATTCGCTGCGCCAGTTCCTGCTTGATCCGGCCCGCACGGGCATTATTGCTGAGTTTAAACGCCGTTCGCCATCGAAAGGGATCATCAACGATAAGGTGACTGTCGAGGATGTGACCACCGGTTATGCAGCTGCTGGCGCATCCGCAATATCGGTACTAACCGACACCGGATTTTTTATGGGTAAGGCGGCCGATCTGATCGCAGCACGCAGGGTTAACAGCGTTCCGCTGCTGCGTAAAGATTTTATGATAGACGAATACCAGGTGTTGGAAGCCAAAGCCTGGGGCGCGGATATTATTCTGTTGATTGCCGCTATCCTTACCCCGGATGAGATACAAACCCTGGCCTCGCTGGCTAAAAGCTTAGGCTTAAGCGTGCTGTTGGAAGTGCATAACCTGGAAGAACTGCAACGCAGCATAAACCCCAATGTTGATGCTATAGGCGTAAACAACCGCAACCTGGCCGATTTTACCGTATCGGTAGAAACATCTTTTAAACTGGCTGAACATATCCCTGCCGAATTTTTAAAGGTATCTGAAAGTGCTATCAGCAATACAGAAACCATTAAGCAATTAAAAACAGCCGGCTTTAACGGATTTTTAATCGGCGAGAATTTTATGCGCCAGGAAAACCCGGGGGATGCAATGAGGGAGTTTGTGAAGGGGTTGTGA
- a CDS encoding anthranilate synthase component I family protein: MKKIKINTTHTKLLADTTTPVSIYLRLRDVFPNSLLLESSDYHSRENSMSYVCCEPIGGLTLTANELNIKYPDGTQEDYKAGQFELLPKIDEFLAAFETTDTKLKIISNGLFGYFTHEAVEHFETIRLKKSDDTSRRIPEMQYHIYKYIIAIDHFKNELYIFENQVGETGDGKGLEKISYLIRNKNFPEYHFQTAGSEQSNLTNEGFMAIVEKMKQHIYRGDVFQIVPSRAFSQQFSGDEFNVYRALRSINPSPYLFYFDYGDFRIFGSSPEAQITVKNRVASIFPIAGTFKRSGDDEKDAEIARALEADPKESAEHVMLVDLARNDLSRHCTNVEVKAFKEVQYYSHLIHLVSHVSGTLRPGVSSFKVVADTYPAGTLSGAPKYRAMEIIDENENIKRNFYSGAIGYLGFNGDFNHAIMIRSFLSKNNTLHYQAGAGIVADSVAESELKEVDNKIAALRKALEMATEL, encoded by the coding sequence ATGAAAAAAATAAAAATTAATACCACACACACGAAGCTATTAGCTGATACCACCACGCCGGTAAGCATTTACCTGCGCCTGCGCGATGTATTCCCAAATTCGCTGCTGCTGGAAAGTTCGGATTACCATAGTCGCGAAAACAGCATGAGCTATGTATGCTGCGAACCCATTGGCGGCTTAACACTTACCGCCAACGAATTGAACATTAAATACCCGGATGGTACACAGGAAGATTATAAGGCAGGCCAGTTTGAGTTGTTACCTAAGATAGACGAATTCCTGGCGGCGTTTGAAACCACGGATACCAAGCTGAAGATCATATCGAACGGCTTATTCGGTTATTTCACGCACGAGGCGGTTGAGCATTTTGAAACTATCCGTTTAAAAAAATCGGATGATACTTCGCGCCGCATCCCCGAAATGCAGTACCATATTTATAAATATATCATAGCGATAGACCATTTCAAGAATGAACTCTATATTTTTGAGAATCAGGTAGGTGAAACAGGGGACGGTAAAGGCCTGGAGAAAATATCATACCTAATCCGTAACAAAAATTTCCCTGAATATCATTTTCAAACGGCTGGAAGCGAACAGAGTAACCTCACGAACGAGGGCTTTATGGCCATAGTAGAGAAAATGAAGCAGCATATTTATCGCGGCGATGTGTTCCAGATCGTCCCCTCAAGGGCGTTTTCGCAACAATTCAGCGGCGATGAATTTAACGTTTACCGTGCGCTGCGGTCTATCAACCCATCGCCTTACCTGTTCTATTTTGATTACGGCGATTTCAGGATCTTTGGTTCATCACCCGAAGCACAGATCACCGTGAAGAACCGTGTAGCCAGCATATTCCCTATAGCCGGTACCTTTAAACGCAGCGGCGACGACGAGAAAGACGCCGAAATAGCCCGCGCCCTGGAAGCCGACCCCAAAGAATCGGCCGAACACGTAATGCTGGTTGATCTGGCCCGTAACGACCTTAGCCGCCATTGTACCAACGTGGAAGTGAAGGCCTTTAAAGAAGTGCAGTATTATTCACACCTGATACATTTGGTATCGCACGTAAGTGGGACTTTGCGCCCTGGCGTATCATCATTTAAAGTAGTGGCCGATACCTACCCTGCCGGCACACTAAGCGGTGCGCCAAAATACAGGGCTATGGAGATAATTGACGAAAATGAGAATATCAAACGCAACTTTTATAGCGGCGCTATAGGCTATCTAGGCTTTAACGGCGATTTTAATCACGCTATTATGATCCGTTCATTTTTGAGTAAGAACAATACCCTACACTACCAGGCCGGTGCCGGCATTGTAGCCGATTCGGTAGCGGAGAGTGAACTGAAAGAAGTGGATAATAAGATTGCCGCATTGCGCAAGGCGTTAGAGATGGCAACGGAACTGTAA
- a CDS encoding cytochrome B, which translates to MYTFFKNFHSGFRYIVFILVLIAIIQSLAGWLGKKPYTNGNRKMNLFAMISAHTQLLIGLILYFLSPLVQFASSTMKNNELRYWTVEHISMMIIAIVLITIGHSRSKKAVAPEAKHRAIAIFYILATLVIVVAIIQSHRPLLGMTN; encoded by the coding sequence ATGTACACTTTCTTTAAAAATTTCCACTCGGGCTTTCGTTACATCGTTTTTATACTGGTGCTGATAGCCATTATACAATCATTAGCAGGCTGGCTGGGCAAAAAGCCTTATACCAATGGTAACCGCAAGATGAATTTGTTTGCCATGATATCGGCGCATACACAATTACTTATTGGGTTGATACTTTATTTTTTAAGTCCGCTGGTACAATTTGCCAGCAGCACCATGAAGAATAATGAACTGCGTTACTGGACGGTTGAACATATTAGTATGATGATCATTGCCATTGTGTTGATCACTATTGGGCATAGCCGCTCAAAGAAAGCTGTTGCGCCTGAAGCCAAGCACCGGGCCATTGCCATATTTTATATTTTAGCTACTTTGGTAATAGTTGTAGCTATAATACAAAGCCACAGACCGTTGCTGGGTATGACCAATTAA
- a CDS encoding type II toxin-antitoxin system RelE/ParE family toxin: MAKRLIVSRKAYLNIDYIIEFNNTRNQSNTYSIKFVKQIFKEFNVLTKHPFLGKPTRNNSYVLIWRDYCIYYLIENDRIIILSVNHQKQNIR; this comes from the coding sequence ATGGCTAAAAGATTAATTGTATCAAGGAAAGCCTATCTAAATATAGATTACATCATTGAATTTAATAATACCAGAAATCAATCAAATACATATTCTATAAAGTTCGTTAAACAAATTTTTAAAGAATTTAACGTTCTAACAAAACATCCATTTTTAGGAAAACCGACAAGAAATAATAGTTATGTATTAATCTGGAGAGATTATTGCATTTATTACCTTATAGAGAATGATCGAATAATAATCCTATCTGTCAATCACCAAAAGCAAAACATCCGGTAA
- a CDS encoding anthranilate synthase component II, which yields MNNKILIIDNYDSFTYNLVHLVNEIGLECEVWRNDQFKMEDVAAFDKIILSPGPGIPSEAGLLLDVIKTYAPTKSIFGVCLGQQAIAEVFGGQLYNLSRPMHGIATPIKVTDGSEKLFNGLPDSINVGRYHSWVVSREGFPDSLEITAIDEKDNSIMALRHKQYDVRGVQFHPESVLTEYGKEMMQNWLNS from the coding sequence ATGAATAATAAAATTTTAATAATAGATAATTACGATTCTTTCACCTACAACCTGGTGCATTTGGTTAATGAGATTGGCCTGGAATGCGAGGTATGGCGTAACGACCAATTCAAAATGGAGGATGTTGCCGCTTTTGATAAGATCATTCTCTCGCCGGGTCCGGGTATCCCATCGGAAGCGGGACTATTGCTGGATGTGATCAAAACATACGCGCCTACAAAAAGTATATTTGGGGTGTGCTTAGGTCAGCAGGCCATTGCCGAGGTTTTTGGCGGTCAGCTATATAATTTAAGCCGGCCTATGCATGGGATTGCTACGCCTATAAAAGTAACCGATGGTTCAGAAAAATTATTTAACGGGTTGCCGGATTCTATAAACGTAGGCCGTTACCACTCGTGGGTTGTATCGCGCGAGGGTTTCCCCGATAGCCTGGAAATTACCGCCATTGATGAAAAAGATAATTCCATTATGGCGCTGCGTCATAAACAATATGATGTCCGTGGGGTACAGTTCCACCCCGAATCGGTATTGACGGAATATGGGAAAGAAATGATGCAGAATTGGTTAAATAGCTAA